One genomic window of Thermithiobacillus plumbiphilus includes the following:
- the queC gene encoding 7-cyano-7-deazaguanine synthase QueC, with the protein MTNQATAVVLLSGGLDSATTLALAQRDGFVCHAIAFDYGQRHRFELEAAARVAQQQQAASFRLMAINLAAFGHSALTDTAIAVPEGESGAGIPVTYVPARNTVFLSLALAFAETLGANDIFIGVNSQDYSGYPDCRPDFIQAFERLARLATRAGVEGAAMRIHAPLQYQSKAEIIRLGSSLGVDYGLTRSCYQLDERGRACGLCDSCRLRAAGFAAVGIPDPTPYQDRP; encoded by the coding sequence ATGACAAACCAAGCCACAGCCGTCGTGCTGCTCTCAGGTGGACTGGACTCCGCCACCACGCTGGCCCTGGCGCAACGTGACGGATTCGTCTGCCATGCCATTGCCTTCGATTATGGCCAGCGGCACCGCTTCGAACTGGAAGCCGCAGCCCGTGTGGCGCAACAGCAGCAGGCCGCTTCCTTTCGTCTCATGGCGATCAATCTCGCCGCTTTCGGGCATTCCGCACTGACTGATACAGCCATTGCCGTGCCGGAAGGGGAGAGTGGGGCCGGCATTCCGGTCACCTACGTGCCCGCCCGCAATACGGTGTTTCTCTCCCTGGCGCTGGCATTTGCCGAGACCCTTGGCGCCAATGACATCTTCATCGGCGTGAACAGCCAGGATTACTCCGGCTACCCGGACTGCCGCCCGGATTTCATCCAGGCCTTTGAACGTCTGGCGCGTTTGGCCACCAGGGCGGGCGTGGAGGGCGCGGCCATGCGCATCCATGCGCCCCTGCAATACCAGAGCAAGGCCGAGATCATCCGCCTGGGCAGCAGTCTGGGCGTGGACTATGGCCTGACCCGATCCTGCTATCAACTCGATGAGCGGGGCAGGGCCTGTGGCCTGTGCGACTCCTGCCGCCTGCGCGCGGCGGGTTTCGCCGCCGTCGGCATTCCCGATCCGACCCCCTACCAGGACAGACCCTGA
- a CDS encoding type II toxin-antitoxin system VapC family toxin encodes MIVLDTHIWHWWINQIPDKLTPGTLALIEEADELGVSAISCFEMAWLARHGRIDLGMPFEDWLRQVEEADVVLFLPVTPWISARAVALPVHHKDPQDRLIIASALHYEARLLSFDAQFPLYQELDNYLITKNL; translated from the coding sequence ATGATTGTGCTGGATACCCATATCTGGCACTGGTGGATCAATCAGATCCCGGACAAGCTGACGCCCGGTACGCTGGCCCTGATCGAGGAAGCCGATGAGCTTGGAGTCTCGGCGATCTCCTGCTTTGAGATGGCCTGGCTGGCCCGGCATGGTCGTATTGATCTCGGGATGCCTTTTGAAGATTGGTTGCGACAGGTGGAGGAGGCGGATGTAGTCCTCTTCCTGCCAGTCACTCCATGGATCAGTGCGCGGGCCGTGGCCTTGCCCGTGCATCATAAGGATCCACAGGATCGCCTGATAATTGCCAGCGCCCTTCATTATGAAGCCCGCCTGCTGAGTTTTGACGCCCAGTTTCCGCTTTATCAGGAGTTGGACAATTATTTGATTACAAAGAACCTGTGA
- the rpsR gene encoding 30S ribosomal protein S18, with protein MKKRTQGPKKDGDRKGGFFRRKKFCRFTAEKVKEIDYKDIRTLQAFIGETGKIVPSRITGTSARYQRQLATAIKRARFLALLPYSIS; from the coding sequence ATGAAGAAGCGTACACAGGGTCCCAAGAAAGACGGTGACAGAAAGGGTGGTTTTTTCCGCCGCAAGAAGTTCTGCCGCTTCACGGCCGAGAAGGTCAAGGAAATCGACTACAAGGATATCCGCACATTGCAGGCCTTTATCGGTGAAACCGGAAAGATCGTGCCCAGCCGCATAACCGGCACCAGTGCCCGCTATCAGCGTCAGCTGGCGACGGCCATCAAGCGCGCACGCTTCCTGGCCCTGTTGCCCTACAGCATCAGCTAA
- the tolA gene encoding cell envelope integrity protein TolA, whose translation MVKVLALIAAIALHALIILALLFGVRLPKPEPAPAPPVQARLVSPVEPSSPPAAVPTPPEPTPAAPQPAPQPPRPEPAPKPTPEPTPPSPAPRPAPKPAEKPAPKPAPKPVEKPAAKPAKPDDSVARQRALQAELAEKAHAEQARQKAERERAERLRAQMAADELRQRLARETAASAPAPRPAEDASALISRYKGEIRDRVRRYWSSDALRPGLSTAVRVRLDTKGNVLTVSTVRSSGNRDFDQAVEAAVMRASPLPIPNRPDLYQEFREIDFTFSAKDFDNA comes from the coding sequence ATGGTCAAGGTGTTGGCTCTGATTGCGGCAATCGCACTGCATGCGCTGATCATACTGGCGCTGCTGTTCGGGGTGCGTCTGCCCAAACCCGAGCCTGCACCCGCGCCACCCGTGCAGGCGCGTCTGGTCAGCCCCGTGGAGCCTTCGAGCCCGCCGGCAGCGGTTCCGACGCCACCGGAACCCACCCCGGCGGCTCCCCAGCCAGCGCCGCAACCGCCCAGGCCGGAGCCGGCTCCTAAACCCACACCTGAGCCTACTCCGCCCAGTCCCGCGCCCAGGCCAGCACCGAAGCCGGCGGAAAAGCCCGCGCCCAAACCGGCGCCGAAGCCGGTCGAAAAACCAGCAGCAAAGCCTGCCAAACCGGACGACAGTGTTGCCCGCCAACGCGCCTTGCAGGCCGAACTGGCTGAAAAGGCGCATGCCGAGCAGGCCCGCCAGAAGGCTGAACGCGAGCGTGCGGAAAGGCTGCGCGCGCAGATGGCCGCGGATGAACTGCGCCAGCGACTGGCCCGGGAAACCGCTGCCAGTGCGCCGGCACCTCGCCCGGCCGAGGACGCGTCCGCGCTTATCAGTAGATACAAGGGTGAAATCCGGGACCGCGTGCGCCGTTACTGGAGTTCGGATGCGCTGCGGCCCGGTTTGAGCACGGCCGTGCGGGTGCGCCTGGATACCAAGGGCAACGTGCTGACCGTTAGCACGGTGCGTTCCAGCGGCAACCGTGACTTTGATCAGGCCGTCGAGGCGGCTGTCATGCGCGCCTCACCCTTGCCGATTCCCAACCGTCCGGATCTCTATCAGGAATTCCGGGAAATCGATTTCACCTTCAGCGCCAAGGACTTTGACAATGCTTGA
- the ybgC gene encoding tol-pal system-associated acyl-CoA thioesterase has product MPDCTQHHIRVYYEDTDHGGVVYHANYLRFMERARTEMLRCMGFELDALERDPGIIFAVRRASLDFRAPARFNDHLRIESRLQAVTGARLQFEQGIFVDDRLLCKGDIEVVCLESGRFRPTALPRVLVEAAHIYLSSSKERKSV; this is encoded by the coding sequence ATGCCTGACTGCACGCAGCACCACATCCGGGTCTATTACGAGGACACCGATCACGGTGGCGTGGTCTATCATGCCAATTATCTGCGTTTCATGGAGCGGGCGCGCACCGAGATGCTGCGCTGCATGGGGTTTGAGCTGGATGCCCTGGAGCGCGATCCGGGTATCATCTTCGCGGTAAGGCGCGCCTCGCTGGACTTTCGCGCGCCGGCTCGTTTCAATGACCACCTGCGCATTGAAAGCAGATTGCAGGCCGTGACTGGCGCCCGGCTCCAGTTTGAGCAGGGCATATTTGTCGATGACCGCCTGCTCTGCAAGGGGGATATCGAGGTGGTCTGCCTGGAGTCGGGGCGCTTTCGCCCAACCGCCCTGCCACGGGTGCTGGTCGAGGCGGCACATATTTATCTGTCCTCATCAAAGGAAAGAAAGTCCGTATGA
- the ruvB gene encoding Holliday junction branch migration DNA helicase RuvB — MIETDRLVDARAGNQETLDVIDRALRPKRLADYEGQPKARETMQVFIDAARGRAEALDHVLLFGPPGLGKTTLAQIIANEMGVGIKVTSGPVLERAGDLAALLTNLQPHDVLFIDEIHRLSPVVEEVLYPAMEDYQLDIMIGEGPAARSIKLDLPPFTLVGATTRAGLLTSPLRDRFGITARLEFYNVADLTHIVSRSARILNLAIEPEGATEVARRARGTPRIANRLLRRVRDFAQVRANGVITQPVAQDALAMLEVDERGFDHQDRRMLQALVEKFDGGPVGVDSLAAALGEERGTIEDVIEPYLIQQGYIMRTPRGRCATRQTYTLFGLPQPQQSATAATDLFDA; from the coding sequence ATGATTGAAACCGATCGACTGGTGGATGCCCGCGCCGGCAACCAGGAAACCCTGGATGTCATCGACCGTGCCCTGCGGCCCAAGCGTCTGGCTGACTATGAGGGCCAACCCAAGGCCCGCGAGACCATGCAGGTCTTCATCGATGCCGCCCGGGGGCGCGCCGAGGCGCTGGATCACGTGCTGCTCTTTGGCCCGCCCGGCTTGGGCAAGACCACGCTGGCGCAGATCATTGCCAACGAGATGGGCGTGGGCATCAAGGTGACCTCCGGCCCGGTGCTGGAGCGCGCCGGGGATCTCGCGGCCCTGCTGACCAATCTCCAACCCCACGACGTGCTCTTCATCGACGAGATTCACCGCCTGAGTCCGGTGGTGGAAGAGGTGCTCTATCCGGCGATGGAGGACTATCAGCTGGATATCATGATCGGGGAGGGGCCGGCGGCCCGTTCCATCAAGCTGGACCTGCCGCCCTTCACCCTGGTGGGTGCGACCACCCGCGCGGGCCTGCTGACCTCGCCGCTGCGCGACCGCTTTGGTATCACGGCACGGCTGGAATTCTATAATGTCGCCGATCTCACCCATATCGTCAGCCGTTCGGCACGCATACTCAATCTCGCCATCGAGCCCGAGGGCGCGACCGAGGTGGCCCGGCGCGCGCGCGGCACGCCGCGTATCGCCAATCGCCTGTTACGACGGGTGCGCGATTTTGCCCAGGTGCGCGCCAATGGCGTCATTACCCAGCCGGTGGCCCAGGATGCCCTGGCCATGCTGGAGGTGGACGAACGCGGTTTCGATCATCAGGACCGGCGCATGCTGCAGGCCCTGGTCGAGAAGTTCGATGGCGGCCCGGTGGGGGTGGACAGCCTCGCGGCCGCATTGGGCGAGGAGCGCGGCACCATCGAGGACGTGATCGAGCCCTATCTGATCCAGCAGGGATATATCATGCGCACGCCGCGCGGCCGTTGCGCCACGCGCCAGACCTATACGTTGTTTGGACTGCCCCAGCCGCAGCAGTCCGCCACCGCCGCCACTGATCTCTTTGATGCCTGA
- the tolQ gene encoding protein TolQ — translation MNDLAALTAAAPGQLSILHLITQASWTVKGVLALLLLASLASWTMIFWKWARMRFAQRALHRFEDRFWRESDLRQLYQDSSADPELEQGSGAIFRAGYKEFMRLRQQVGTKAQDALDASRRAMRVALMREVEGLESHLAFLATVGSISPFIGLFGTVWGIMHAFTNIGAAQQATLATVAPAIAEALIATAAGLFAAIPAAVAYNYFTHDLDRLNARYEAFLEEFSNILNRHIQERQL, via the coding sequence ATGAATGATCTTGCCGCGCTCACCGCTGCCGCGCCCGGGCAATTATCCATCCTGCATCTGATCACTCAGGCCAGCTGGACGGTGAAGGGGGTCCTGGCCCTGCTTCTGCTGGCCTCCCTGGCATCCTGGACCATGATCTTCTGGAAGTGGGCGCGGATGCGCTTTGCCCAGCGGGCCTTGCACCGTTTCGAGGACCGTTTCTGGCGCGAGAGTGATCTGCGCCAGCTCTACCAGGACAGTTCCGCCGACCCGGAACTGGAACAGGGCAGCGGGGCAATCTTCCGGGCGGGGTACAAGGAATTCATGCGCCTGCGCCAGCAGGTCGGAACCAAGGCCCAGGACGCGCTCGATGCCTCGCGCCGGGCCATGCGCGTGGCACTGATGCGCGAGGTCGAAGGGCTGGAGAGTCATCTCGCCTTTCTGGCCACGGTCGGTTCGATCAGCCCCTTCATTGGCCTGTTTGGCACGGTGTGGGGCATCATGCATGCCTTCACCAACATCGGCGCGGCCCAGCAGGCCACGCTCGCCACCGTGGCGCCGGCCATCGCCGAGGCCCTGATCGCTACCGCCGCAGGACTCTTCGCCGCCATTCCGGCTGCCGTCGCCTACAACTATTTCACGCATGATCTGGACCGCCTGAACGCCCGCTACGAGGCCTTCCTGGAGGAGTTCTCGAACATCCTCAACCGCCATATCCAGGAACGCCAGCTATGA
- a CDS encoding DUF2232 domain-containing protein: MEKWSGRFAGFLLRSRWHAAATLAVIFALAWLLPPLAGLFFTLLGAVIVLIVLQVGTRPSLEAAVLAAAALALMTWSPAVSAAFMLAWLPAWIIGEVLRRSESLAAVSWALLGLSLLVVSMAVYAVPGDAVNYWQGVLGDALKQVGANGQSAITQDMLRELSGFFPGLLACLALAGWVISLFLGRYLQGVFLEQPQLVPGTGFRGWDLPLAFLVLLPLSMLLGWLASGNLAVLMQDLTLVLGFFFVFQGLAVVHAWVHVRQWPWQVLPAIYFMLILLAQTAILVSGLGIADKVLNLRQRMQGGS; the protein is encoded by the coding sequence ATGGAAAAGTGGTCAGGCCGCTTTGCCGGGTTTCTGCTCCGTAGCCGCTGGCATGCGGCAGCCACCCTGGCGGTGATCTTTGCGCTGGCCTGGTTGCTGCCACCCCTGGCCGGCCTGTTTTTTACCCTGTTGGGCGCTGTCATCGTCTTGATCGTTCTGCAGGTCGGAACCAGACCCAGCCTGGAGGCAGCGGTGCTTGCGGCCGCAGCGCTTGCGCTGATGACCTGGAGCCCGGCTGTTTCGGCAGCCTTCATGCTGGCTTGGCTGCCAGCCTGGATCATCGGTGAGGTGCTGCGGCGCAGTGAGAGCCTGGCAGCGGTCAGCTGGGCATTGCTGGGGCTTTCGCTGCTGGTCGTATCCATGGCCGTTTATGCGGTGCCGGGCGATGCCGTGAATTACTGGCAGGGTGTGCTGGGCGACGCGCTGAAGCAGGTCGGTGCGAATGGGCAGTCCGCCATCACCCAGGACATGCTTCGGGAGTTGTCGGGGTTCTTCCCGGGTTTGCTGGCCTGTCTGGCGCTTGCGGGCTGGGTGATCTCCCTGTTTCTGGGGCGATATCTGCAGGGTGTGTTCCTGGAGCAGCCGCAACTGGTGCCAGGAACGGGGTTTCGGGGCTGGGATCTGCCGCTGGCTTTCCTGGTCCTGCTGCCGCTGAGCATGCTGCTTGGCTGGCTGGCCTCGGGAAACCTGGCCGTGCTGATGCAGGACCTAACACTGGTGCTTGGCTTTTTCTTCGTGTTCCAGGGACTGGCTGTCGTACATGCCTGGGTACACGTCAGGCAATGGCCCTGGCAGGTACTGCCGGCCATTTATTTCATGCTGATCCTGCTTGCGCAAACCGCCATCCTCGTCAGCGGCTTGGGTATTGCAGACAAGGTGCTGAATCTGCGGCAGAGGATGCAGGGCGGGTCCTGA
- the ybgF gene encoding tol-pal system protein YbgF, with product MMQRKIRPLLGSLILGALLTQAVPAQALSQSERIYQLEQQNQVIRAQLESLIAVQAASGSKGQALENLVSQMQSLQQQIRDLQGQIEVQQHQAGEARDLLGKRLDAVERRLQLLEDRAASPATPMSGAVDPTTTIPPAVAPAPVVSASGSASSGNASETSAYDAAFNLLKQGKYAAAVDGFKAFIQRYPTSPQLANAYYWQGEAEYVLGRTDASLRTLEIVATRFPNSPKAADALYRRAAIHAEAKRWPQARTLYQQVISKYPASGVATQAKQKLAAIPKSAK from the coding sequence ATGATGCAGCGCAAAATCCGTCCGCTGCTTGGGTCTCTGATTCTCGGGGCCCTGCTGACGCAGGCCGTACCCGCCCAGGCCCTGTCCCAGAGTGAGCGTATCTACCAGCTGGAGCAGCAGAATCAGGTGATCCGGGCGCAGCTTGAGAGCCTGATTGCCGTTCAGGCCGCTAGCGGCAGCAAGGGCCAGGCGCTGGAGAATCTGGTATCCCAGATGCAGTCCCTGCAGCAGCAGATCCGCGATCTGCAGGGCCAGATCGAAGTGCAACAACATCAGGCAGGCGAGGCCCGGGATCTGCTCGGCAAACGTCTGGACGCGGTGGAAAGGCGCTTGCAATTGCTGGAAGATCGGGCAGCCTCACCAGCCACGCCGATGAGTGGCGCGGTCGATCCGACCACGACAATCCCGCCCGCCGTGGCACCGGCCCCTGTCGTATCCGCTTCGGGGTCAGCATCATCTGGCAATGCCAGTGAGACCAGCGCCTATGATGCCGCATTCAACCTCCTGAAACAGGGCAAGTACGCGGCTGCCGTCGATGGCTTCAAGGCCTTCATCCAGCGCTATCCGACCAGTCCACAACTGGCCAATGCCTATTATTGGCAGGGCGAGGCCGAATATGTCCTGGGTCGTACGGATGCCTCCTTGCGTACGCTTGAAATCGTCGCCACGCGTTTTCCGAACAGTCCCAAGGCGGCTGATGCCCTGTACCGGCGCGCGGCCATTCACGCGGAGGCCAAACGCTGGCCCCAGGCCAGAACGCTCTATCAGCAGGTGATCAGCAAATACCCGGCAAGCGGGGTGGCGACCCAGGCCAAGCAAAAGCTTGCCGCCATTCCCAAGAGTGCGAAATAG
- the priB gene encoding primosomal replication protein N has protein sequence MAQDGLNINEVRLGGIVIQVDAVRRTPAGLPVHGFVLDHQSELREAGMKRRASCRIRVVAIGLPVAEIALIDTGAGLLVSGFIARDRSERENRLILHARQIEAAASEIF, from the coding sequence TTGGCCCAGGATGGGCTAAATATCAATGAAGTTAGGCTGGGTGGCATTGTCATCCAGGTAGATGCAGTCCGCCGAACGCCCGCCGGCTTGCCGGTTCATGGCTTCGTCCTCGACCACCAGTCCGAGCTGCGCGAAGCCGGGATGAAGCGCCGCGCAAGCTGTCGAATCCGGGTCGTGGCGATTGGCCTGCCGGTGGCGGAAATTGCGCTCATCGATACCGGTGCGGGTTTGCTGGTGAGTGGTTTCATTGCCCGTGATCGTAGCGAGCGCGAAAATCGCCTCATCCTGCATGCCCGGCAAATCGAGGCGGCTGCAAGTGAAATCTTTTAG
- the pal gene encoding peptidoglycan-associated lipoprotein Pal, with protein MNAGLVLGFVVALLAGCATKGGNVTKPGAPVTDQNTAATQSGVQTSGMQPGSVASVDLTGQQAGGLSAADQSGMPQEMRVHFALDSDTLDESNQAIVRAHASYMAANPALRVRLEGNTDERGTRSYNLALGERRALGVRNLLMANGVAADRIEVISFGAEKPLVNGHDEMAWAENRRVDFIYARP; from the coding sequence ATGAATGCTGGTCTTGTGCTTGGATTTGTGGTCGCTCTGCTCGCGGGTTGCGCCACCAAGGGGGGCAATGTAACCAAGCCCGGCGCGCCGGTGACGGATCAGAATACCGCTGCCACCCAGTCCGGGGTACAAACCAGTGGTATGCAGCCCGGCTCCGTGGCGAGCGTGGACCTGACCGGCCAGCAGGCCGGCGGGCTGAGCGCGGCCGATCAGAGCGGCATGCCCCAGGAAATGCGGGTGCACTTCGCGCTGGACAGCGATACGCTCGACGAGTCCAATCAGGCCATCGTGCGGGCCCATGCCAGCTACATGGCGGCAAATCCGGCGTTACGGGTACGCCTCGAAGGCAATACCGATGAGCGTGGCACCCGGTCCTATAATCTTGCGCTTGGCGAGCGCCGGGCGCTTGGGGTGCGCAACCTGCTCATGGCCAATGGCGTTGCCGCCGACCGGATCGAAGTGATCAGTTTTGGCGCGGAAAAACCGCTGGTCAATGGCCACGATGAAATGGCCTGGGCCGAGAATCGCCGCGTCGACTTCATCTACGCCAGGCCATGA
- the tolB gene encoding Tol-Pal system beta propeller repeat protein TolB produces MLERFFALLLSGLSLALYLPAAQAALSIDITQTVKNGKSVAVVPFGNDNGPGNSISEVIRADLGRSGIFRIMDRAALPAQPDQPSEVNLGTWKSVGAEGLVIGQVQRAGGNITVSFYLYTPNDGRQLAAQRFTVPANEWRAVAHRIADVIYERLTGEPGAFFTRLAYVTQTGKTYRLNVSDSDGANPQVVVSSRQPLMSPAWSPDGRKLAYVSFESGRSAVFLQDLVTGKRERLAFFSGINSAPAFSPDGRYLAMSLSKTGNPEIHVMDLGSRSLRQVTRNPAIDTEPSWSPDGRYIVFTSDRSGTPQLYRVSATGGDERRLTFSGSYNGSASYAPRGGVIAFVHRAGGVYSLARINDDGTGMQTLDRAANNESPSFSPNGRMILYATLRGGRQVLAATSVDGQVKQLIQVPREDIREPAWSPR; encoded by the coding sequence ATGCTTGAACGCTTCTTCGCTTTGCTCCTGAGCGGCCTGTCGCTTGCCCTTTACCTGCCCGCGGCACAGGCTGCGCTGTCGATCGACATCACCCAGACGGTCAAGAATGGCAAATCCGTCGCCGTGGTCCCCTTCGGCAATGACAATGGGCCAGGCAACAGCATTTCCGAGGTCATACGGGCTGATCTCGGGCGCAGTGGCATTTTCCGCATCATGGACAGGGCTGCCCTGCCGGCGCAGCCGGACCAGCCTTCGGAGGTCAATCTGGGCACCTGGAAGAGTGTCGGCGCGGAAGGGCTGGTGATTGGCCAGGTGCAGCGTGCGGGTGGCAATATAACGGTATCGTTCTATCTCTATACACCAAACGATGGCCGTCAGCTCGCAGCCCAGCGATTTACCGTGCCGGCAAACGAGTGGCGTGCTGTGGCGCACCGGATCGCGGACGTCATCTATGAACGGCTCACGGGCGAGCCCGGCGCATTCTTCACAAGGCTTGCCTATGTCACGCAGACCGGCAAGACCTACCGTCTGAACGTGTCGGACTCCGATGGCGCCAACCCGCAGGTGGTGGTCAGCAGCCGTCAGCCCCTGATGTCGCCGGCCTGGTCGCCCGATGGCCGCAAACTTGCCTATGTCTCATTTGAGTCCGGGCGTTCCGCCGTCTTCCTGCAGGATCTTGTCACCGGCAAGCGCGAGCGCCTGGCTTTCTTCAGCGGCATCAACAGCGCGCCGGCCTTCTCGCCGGATGGTCGCTATCTTGCCATGAGCCTCTCGAAGACCGGCAATCCGGAAATCCATGTCATGGATCTTGGCAGCCGCAGCCTGCGCCAGGTCACCCGGAATCCTGCCATCGACACCGAGCCGAGCTGGTCGCCTGATGGTCGCTACATCGTCTTTACCTCTGATCGCAGTGGCACGCCGCAGCTCTACCGCGTCAGTGCCACCGGTGGTGATGAACGGCGCCTGACCTTCAGCGGAAGCTACAATGGTTCTGCCAGCTACGCGCCGCGTGGTGGCGTGATCGCCTTCGTCCACCGGGCGGGCGGGGTTTATTCCCTGGCTCGCATCAATGATGATGGCACTGGCATGCAGACCCTGGACCGTGCCGCCAACAATGAGTCGCCGAGCTTCTCGCCCAATGGCCGCATGATTCTTTATGCTACCCTGCGTGGTGGCAGGCAGGTGCTGGCGGCAACCAGTGTCGATGGCCAGGTCAAGCAGCTCATCCAGGTGCCGCGGGAGGATATCCGGGAACCGGCCTGGTCGCCGCGCTGA
- the queE gene encoding 7-carboxy-7-deazaguanine synthase QueE: MSQALRITEIFHSLQGETRSVGRPATFVRLTGCPLRCQYCDTAYAFHGGEWMEQAAILAQVEAFGAQLVVVTGGEPLAQQGVHDLLTALCDAGHEVFLETSGALDVSAVDPRVVKVLDLKSPGSGEARRNFWANLDCISPQDQIKMVVCSRDDYEWAREMLEQHQLAARCEVLLSPSHGQVSPTELANWILADRLPVRMQIQLHKLLWGDVPGH, encoded by the coding sequence ATGTCCCAGGCCCTGCGCATCACGGAGATCTTTCACAGCCTGCAGGGTGAAACCCGCAGCGTGGGGCGACCTGCCACCTTCGTGCGCCTGACCGGTTGCCCGCTACGCTGTCAGTATTGCGATACGGCCTATGCCTTCCATGGCGGCGAATGGATGGAGCAGGCAGCCATCCTCGCGCAGGTAGAGGCCTTTGGTGCGCAACTGGTGGTGGTTACAGGCGGTGAGCCCCTGGCCCAGCAAGGGGTTCACGACTTGTTGACGGCGCTGTGCGATGCCGGCCATGAAGTCTTTCTGGAGACCAGCGGGGCCCTGGATGTCAGTGCTGTCGATCCCCGCGTGGTCAAGGTGCTGGATCTGAAGTCACCGGGCTCCGGCGAAGCCAGGCGCAATTTCTGGGCCAATCTGGATTGCATTTCACCCCAGGACCAGATCAAGATGGTAGTCTGCAGCCGGGACGATTACGAGTGGGCGAGGGAAATGCTGGAGCAGCACCAGCTTGCCGCGCGCTGCGAGGTCTTGCTCTCGCCCTCACATGGGCAGGTCAGTCCCACCGAGCTTGCCAACTGGATCCTTGCCGACCGCCTGCCGGTACGCATGCAGATACAGTTGCACAAGCTGCTCTGGGGCGATGTGCCGGGACACTGA
- the rplI gene encoding 50S ribosomal protein L9, whose amino-acid sequence MQVILLEKVKNLGNLGDVVAVAPGYGRNFLIPQRKAVPATQRNLEDFAARRAELEARQAEILAEAQARAERMEGTTVEVSRQAGEGGRLFGSVGTLDIAEALAAAGHPVDRSAVRLPEGALKSLGERSVEIQLHGDVVVTVTVNVVAA is encoded by the coding sequence ATGCAAGTGATTCTGTTGGAAAAGGTAAAAAATCTGGGCAATCTGGGTGATGTCGTTGCTGTTGCCCCGGGATATGGTCGCAACTTTCTGATTCCCCAGCGCAAGGCGGTTCCGGCCACCCAGAGGAATCTGGAAGACTTCGCCGCCCGTCGCGCCGAACTGGAAGCACGTCAGGCCGAAATCCTGGCCGAGGCCCAGGCCCGCGCCGAGCGCATGGAAGGCACGACTGTCGAGGTGTCTCGTCAGGCTGGCGAGGGTGGACGCCTGTTTGGTTCCGTGGGCACCCTGGACATCGCCGAAGCCCTGGCGGCTGCCGGTCATCCGGTGGATCGTTCGGCGGTGCGTCTGCCGGAAGGTGCTCTCAAGAGTCTTGGCGAACGCAGTGTCGAGATTCAGTTGCACGGCGATGTCGTGGTAACGGTCACGGTCAACGTGGTAGCCGCCTAG
- the rpsF gene encoding 30S ribosomal protein S6 produces MKHYEIIFLVHPDQSEQVPQMVDRYRGTIESASGQIHRLEDWGRRQLAYPIAKVHKAHYVLMNIECDHPTLQELEHAFRFNDAVLRHLIVSRDEAVTVPSPLSREGNQDADASQERRAPAADDGDEAAE; encoded by the coding sequence TTGAAACATTATGAAATCATTTTTCTGGTCCACCCTGACCAGAGCGAGCAGGTCCCCCAGATGGTTGACCGTTACCGCGGCACGATCGAGTCCGCCAGCGGCCAGATCCATCGCCTGGAAGACTGGGGTCGCCGTCAGCTCGCATATCCCATCGCCAAGGTTCACAAGGCACATTACGTGCTGATGAATATTGAATGTGACCATCCCACCCTGCAGGAACTCGAGCACGCCTTCCGCTTCAACGATGCAGTGCTGCGTCACCTGATCGTGAGTCGTGATGAGGCAGTGACCGTGCCGTCTCCTCTCAGCCGCGAAGGGAATCAGGACGCCGACGCCAGTCAGGAACGCCGTGCGCCGGCGGCTGATGATGGCGACGAGGCCGCCGAGTAG
- the tolR gene encoding protein TolR — translation MKRRRLMSEINVVPYVDVMLVLLVIFMVAAPLLTQGVEVKLPSSAASPVSTDRKPLVVTVDAGGKVYLQDETVSLDRLLQAVSTARQDQPDLQVLVRGDRDANYGRVIEIMARLQAAGIQDVGLLTESPEPASS, via the coding sequence ATGAAGCGTCGGCGCCTGATGTCGGAAATCAACGTCGTGCCTTATGTCGACGTGATGCTGGTGCTGCTCGTTATCTTCATGGTGGCAGCGCCCCTGCTGACCCAGGGCGTGGAGGTAAAGCTGCCCAGTAGCGCTGCCAGCCCGGTGAGCACGGACAGAAAGCCCCTGGTGGTGACGGTTGACGCTGGCGGCAAGGTCTATCTGCAGGACGAAACGGTCAGCCTGGACAGGCTTTTGCAAGCGGTGAGCACGGCCAGGCAGGATCAGCCCGATCTGCAGGTCCTGGTGCGTGGTGACCGGGATGCCAATTATGGTCGGGTCATCGAGATCATGGCGCGCCTGCAGGCAGCGGGTATTCAGGACGTGGGACTGCTGACCGAGAGTCCCGAGCCCGCAAGTTCATAG